The following coding sequences lie in one Primulina huaijiensis isolate GDHJ02 chromosome 2, ASM1229523v2, whole genome shotgun sequence genomic window:
- the LOC140967265 gene encoding stemmadenine O-acetyltransferase-like: protein MEGSIKCSRVKVTSLLSVVSSKPVEAGKVHKLSKLDQEMGHRKVQVIFYYESNPFIHGSMSDQLDNLRVSLSRLLNDYPVVTGRLTRDPDDGGWQIKCNDAGVRMVRAKVSTTLVEWLRSADAEEEQDLMVWEDMPQDPSFWSPFRIQITNFECGGMAIALRCHHMQADITSATLLIKSWTDVHRGQPLLHPPIFQLSAPPTGRLIPTFETMPNHEIPRKMATLTMKFSSNSVEKCMSQVRNQCPEADPDPFEALVALLWSRITRWQEPTSFGGRKCWLSICVDLRNRGPKSVPLGYFGNAMRFSSLSVDVEDLTSPGIGNVANYIHSHVADLKGDDKPYGMYDSELTCINTENILDVDNGQSLMYAAKFDKGKEPVHVSYSVGTEEGQGLIIVMPAREPGLGRTVSVTLPEEQIANLRKDHAILEFEPTMIISGKL from the exons ATGGAAGGATCAATAAAGTGTAGCAGAGTGAAGGTGACGTCACTATTGAGTGTTGTCTCGAGCAAGCCCGTCGAGGCCGGGAAGGTCCATAAATTATCGAAGTTGGATCAAGAGATGGGACATAGAAAGGTCCAAGTCATTTTCTACTACGAGTCCAACCCATTTATCCACGGGTCGATGTCAGACCAGCTCGATAATCTCCGGGTCTCCTTGTCCCGCTTACTGAATGATTACCCGGTGGTGACGGGTCGGTTGACCCGTGACCCGGATGATGGTGGGTGGCAGATCAAGTGTAACGATGCTGGGGTTAGGATGGTTAGGGCCAAGGTGAGCACTACGCTGGTTGAATGGCTGAGATCTGCGGATGCAGAGGAGGAGCAAGATCTGATGGTGTGGGAGGACATGCCCCAAGATCCCAGCTTCTGGTCTCCCTTTCGGATCCAG ATAACCAATTTTGAATGTGGAGGCATGGCTATTGCCCTCAGATGCCATCACATGCAGGCAGACATAACAAGTGCAACCCTACTGATCAAATCTTGGACCGACGTTCACCGAGGCCAGCCGCTCCTCCACCCTCCTATCTTCCAACTCTCCGCGCCTCCCACGGGCCGCTTGATCCCTACATTCGAAACTATGCCGAACCATGAAATCCCTCGAAAAATGGCAACTTTAACAATGAAATTCTCCAGCAACTCTGTCGAAAAATGCATGTCACAAGTTCGAAACCAGTGCCCAGAAGCGGATCCGGATCCCTTCGAAGCTCTAGTGGCTTTGCTGTGGTCGCGCATCACGAGGTGGCAGGAGCCAACATCTTTTGGTGGCCGGAAATGTTGGCTTTCGATATGCGTGGACTTGAGAAATCGTGGGCCCAAGTCCGTGCCGCTCGGTTATTTTGGAAATGCCATGCGTTTCTCGTCACTTTCGGTAGACGTAGAGGATTTGACGAGCCCTGGTATCGGAAATGTGGCCAATTACATCCACTCGCACGTCGCGGATCTGAAGGGAGATGACAAGCCCTATGGGATGTATGATTCCGAATTAACATGCATTAACACGGAAAACATACTTGATGTGGATAATGGGCAGTCACTCATGTATGCCGCGAAATTTGACAAAGGGAAGGAGCCGGTGCATGTGAGTTATAGTGTGGGGACTGAGGAAGGGCAAGGTTTGATTATAGTGATGCCTGCACGAGAACCTGGCTTAGGGCGAACGGTCTCGGTTACACTGCCGGAGGAACAAATTGCTAACCTACGGAAGGATCATGCGATACTAGAATTCGAGCCTACGATGATAATCAGTGGAAAGCTATGA
- the LOC140956887 gene encoding uncharacterized protein, whose protein sequence is MSFQLTSNVTLISTYFQQLDNTHHGGSIHGHAMINRDRAAAEQRLYNDYFSDSPMYGEAMFNRRFRMSRRLFLRVMTSIQEHDNYFVQKADALGRPRLTPYQKITAAMRILAYDVRADATDEYIKIRESTAIESVKRFCRATIEVFGDLYLRSPNAEDIERLLHIGKQRGFPGILGSLDCMHWRWKNCPTAWAGQYTGRSGRPTIILEAVADYDMWIWHAYFGLSSSNNDINVLSKSPFFASLANGVAPPANYIISYKEKNTTWDII, encoded by the coding sequence ATGTCTTTCCAACTTACAAGCAATGTTACTCTCATCTCCACTTACTTCCAACAACTAGATAACACGCACCATGGAGGATCAATTCATGGCCATGCGATGATTAATCGAGATAGAGCGGCCGCTGAGCAACGCTTATACAATGATTATTTTTCTGATTCTCCAATGTATGGAGAGGCAATGTTCAATAGACGTTTTCGAATGTCACGCCGCCTATTCCTACGCGTTATGACATCCATTCAAGAGCATGACAATTACTTCGTACAGAAAGCGGATGCGTTAGGTCGGCCTAGGTTGACACCATACCAAAAGATAACTGCTGCAATGCGGATATTGGCATACGATGTGAGGGCAGATGCGACAGATGAGTATATTAAAATCAGGGAGTCCACTGCGATTGAAAGTGTAAAGAGATTTTGTCGAGCTACGATAGAGGTGTTTGGCGACTTGTATCTTCGCTCTCCTAACGCCGAGGACATTGAAAGACTTCTCCATATTGGAAAACAACGTGGATTTCCGGGAATTCTTGGAAGCCTCGATTGTATGCATTGGAGGTGGAAAAACTGTCCAACGGCTTGGGCAGGACAATATACCGGTCGGAGTGGAAGACCAACAATCATTTTGGAGGCTGTAGCTGATTACGACATGTGGATATGGCATGCATACTTTGGTTTGTCAAGTTCGAACAACGACATTAATGTGTTGTCAAAATCACCTTTCTTTGCTAGTCTGGCCAATGGAGTAGCTCCTCCTGCtaattatatcatatcatacaaGGAAAAAAATACAACATGGGATATTATCTAG